The Coregonus clupeaformis isolate EN_2021a chromosome 18, ASM2061545v1, whole genome shotgun sequence genome has a segment encoding these proteins:
- the LOC121550201 gene encoding breakpoint cluster region protein isoform X3, with translation MGDTCDKELILDQTSSQFTSSCSLEDEGDTGPRKPPGTGARLWGRVVSTLHRQKLDPQTLQSKDWQRTVITMNGIDVKLSMKFTSREFSLKRMPSRKQSGVFGVKISVVTKRERSKVPLIVKQCVEEIERRGMEEVGIYRVSGVATDIQALKAAFDANNKDVSVMMSEMDVNAIAGTLKLYFRELPEPLFTDDLYPNFAGGIALSDSVAKESCMLHLLLSLPEPNLVTFLFLLDHLKRIADNEGVNKMSFHNLATVFGPTLLRPSEKDSKIPANATQPITMNDNWSLEVMSQVQVLLYFLQLQSIPTPDSKRQSILFSTEV, from the exons ATGGGTGACACCTGTGATAAAGAGCTGATCCTGGATCAGACCAGCAGTCAGTTCACCAGCAGCTGTTCCCTGGAGGATGAGGGGGACACAGGTCCCAGGAAGCCCCCAGGCACAGGGGCACGGCTGTGGGGCAGGGTCGTCAGCACTCTTCACAGACAGAAG CTGGATCCCCAGACGCTACAAAGCAAAGACTGGCAAAGAACAGTCATCACCATGAACGGG ATTGACGTGAAGCTGTCAATGAAGTTCACCAGCAGAGAGTTCAGTCTGAAGAGAATGCCCTCGCGGAAACAGTCAGGCGTGTTTGGAGTGAAAATCAGTGTTGTAACGAA ACGGGAGCGGTCCAAGGTGCCCCTAATCGTGAAGCAGTGTGTAGAGGAGATAGAGCGCCGGGGCATGGAGGAGGTAGGAATCTACCGGGTCTCAGGGGTGGCTACAGACATCCAGGCCCTGAAGGCTGCATTTGATGCCA ACAATAAGGATGTGTCGGTGATGATGAGTGAGATGGATGTGAATGCCATTGCTGGAACGCTGAAGCTGTATTTCCGTGAGCTGCCGGAACCTCTTTTCACAGATGACCTGTACCCCAACTTCGCTGGAGGCATCG CCCTGTCAGACAGTGTGGCTAAGGAGAGCTGTATGCTGCACCTGCTGCTGTCACTCCCAGAACCCAACCTGGTCACCTTCCTCTTCCTGCTGGATCACCTGAAGAG GATTGCTGATAATGAGGGCGTTAATAAGATGTCTTTTCACAACCTGGCCACGGTCTTTGGTCCAACCCTGCTCCGCCCCTCTGAGAAAGACAGCAAGATCCCAGCCAATGCCACGCAACCCATAACAATGAATGACAACTGGTCACTGGAGGTTATGTCACAG GTACAGGTCCTGCTGTATTTCCTTCAGCTTCAGAGCATCCCAACACCGGACAGCAAACGTCAAAGCATTCTCTTTTCCACTGAAGTATAG